The Streptomyces armeniacus genomic interval CGCGTCGATCCGCTCGATGGCGGGCAAGCTGGGCGGCCGCGAGCGCGGCCTTGCCGGGATGTCGCTGGGGCTGACCCCGAGCAACAAGTTCTGACGGCTCCCGTGAGCGGCGGCAGCTGAACGGCCGCGTGGCGGCAGGCGGGGCGAGTGCCCTGCCTGCCGCCACGTCGTGTGCGTGCGCGCGCCGTACGGCCGTACGGTCCGGCGCGTGCGCCGTACGCCGCGTACGCGCCTCGGTGCACGCGGCTCAGCACGCGCCTCAGTGCGCGTAGCCGGTGATCTCCTTGATCACGGAGAAGCCCAGCCCGTACGCGCTCATGCCACGCCCGTACGCGCCGATGAGGACGCCCTCCTGGGCCGCCCCCGCCAGCACCCAGCCGTACTCCGACTCCCGGTAGTGGAAATCGGTCGGCACCCCGTCGACCGGCAGCGAGAGGCCCGACCAGTCCGGGCCGCCCAGGTCGTCGGCCAGCTCCCACGCGATCGCGGTCTGCTGGTCCAGCCAGTCCTGCCGGAGCGAGCGCTCCATCTCGGTGGGGAAGGTGCAGGAGAGCAGGCCCGATCCGGCCAGCCACGCCGCCGTCGAGACGGACGACGCGTCCAGCACGCCCGTACCGTCCGCACTGCGCCGTACCGGCCGGCTGGCGACCGTCACAACCACCGCGAACCGCTGGCTCTCCGGGCTCACCTCCAGCCGGAGCGACGGCTCGTCGCCGTGGCCGGTCGAGCCGTGCTCGACCGTGCCGTCGGCGGTGGCACCCACCTGCATCAGCCAGCGCGGCCCCGTGAACGCCTCATCAAGGCCGTACCAGGGAAAGGCGGATCTCAGATACCCGTCCACGGCCTTGCGGGCGGCGGACCCATCCCCCGTGGCGGGCGCTGCTCCGTCGGCCGGCGTACCGCCGGGCGCTCCCTGCGGTCCTACCCGACTCGTCGTCTCCATCTGCGCGACGCCTCCTTGTTGCCCCGTGCCATGGACGGCCCGCCCCCCTCGGACGGCCCGACCCCGGACACAGGGAGGATAGCCACCCGCATCGGCCGTGTCGGGCATGACCGGTGATACGCGCCCGGATGACGACTCCGCTGGGGGGCGTTATGTCCTGGTTTCAGGTGGCGTCAGAATCGAACGGCGGCGGGTCTTCCTTGGCGGTACGGGTCGGTTCGCCCTTTGTGAGGTTCGGCCGCGAGCCGGAGTCGCCCGTGCTTCCCGTACTCGTGCCGCCACCGCTGCCGCCGGCTCCGCCGGAGCCGCTCGCGGTGTCCTTGCCGTTCACCGCGTCGGTCACCTCGGCCAGGTCTTTCCGCAGGTCGAAGCCGTTGCGGATCTCCTTGATGCCAAGGTCGTCGTTGTCCATCAGATGCTTGCGGGCGAAGGTCTTCGGATTGAGATCCTCGAACTCGAAGTCCTTGAACTCCGGCCCCAATTCAGACCGGATGTCCTCCTTCGCGTTGTCCGAGAACTGCCGGACCTTGCGAATGAAACCGGTCACATCCTGGATCATCTTGGGGAGTTTGTCCGGTCCGAACACCAAAATGGCAAGAATGATGAGCGCGACCAGCTCGAGGGGTCCTATGTCGAAGAACACCTAGCAGCTCCCTCACTACGTCCAGGCTCGCCCTGCCCGCTGTCACGGTACCCCAGCCAACGGCCCGCGGACCGTGTCGATCGCGCAGAATGCGACGGCCGTACGGGCCGGTTGCGGGTCCTCATCCGCCGCTCGCCGTACCGAGCTTGAGGCGTACGGACTTCTCCTTGCCGCCCCGTTCCAGCGACAGCTTCAGCTCGTCACCGGGGCGGTGGCTGCGGATCTTCACGATCAGCTCCTCACCGCTGTGCACCCGCTGCCCGTCCACCTCGGTGATCAGGTCGCCGGCCCGGATGCCCGCCTTGTCGCCGGGACCGCCCGGCGTGACGGGGTCGCCTTCGCTGCCCTCGTCGACGACACGGGCGCCGTTGCCCGCATACGCCATGTCGAGCGTGACCCCTATCACCGGGTGCGTGGCCTTGCCGGTGTTGATCAGCTCCTCGGCGACCCGCTTGGCCTGGTTGACGGGGATGGCGAAACCGAGGCCGATGCTGCCGCCCTGGCTGTCGCCGGGGATCTGCGGGCCCTCGGCGGCGGCCTTTATGGCGCTGTTGATGCCGATGACGCGGCCCTTGGCGTCGACCAGCGGGCCGCCCGAGTTGCCGGGGTTGATCGAGGCGTCGGTCTGCAGCGCGTCCACATAGCTCATGTCGCTGGCGCCGCTCTCGCCGCCCGCGGTGATGGGCCGCTCCTTGGCGCTGATGATGCCGGTCGTGACGGTGCCCTCCAGGCCGAACGGGGCGCCGATGGCGATCACCGGGTCCCCGACCCGTACGGACTCGGAGTTGCCGAGCGTCAGCGGGTCGAGCCCGGAGACGCCCTCGACCTTGACGACGGCCAGGTCGTAGCCGCCGTCCCGGCCGACCACCTCGGCCTCGGCGGTCTCGCCGCCGTGGAACGTGACCTGGACCTCGCCGCCGTCCCCGGCCGGCTCGACCACGTGGTTGTTGGTGAGGATGTGGCCCTCGCCGTCCAGCACGAAGCCGGTGCCGGTGCCCTCACTGCCGCCGCCCTCGACGTTGATCGTGACGACGCCGGGCAGCACCGCCTCGGCGATCCCGGGAACGCTGCCGGGCGCGCGGCCGCTGCTCTTCTCGGCGGGGGCCTGCGGCAGCTCGACGTCGTCGAAGCCGCCCTGCCGCTCGACGTACGCGCCGGCGGCGCCGCCGAGGCCGCCCGCGAGCAGCGCCAGCAGGACCGCGCCGGCGACGGTACGGCCGCGGCCGCGCCGCGGGGGCGGTGCGGCCTGGGCGGGGTGGGAGGCGGCCCAGGGGTCGTAGCGGAGCCACGGGGACGGCTGACC includes:
- a CDS encoding S1C family serine protease; amino-acid sequence: MDEGKATRPKPKWWSRPRRASSEQLPADVGDGGETPSSGVPEPSGEPGTGGGPTGTYDRTGGPDTDGTESGPGTSGTPDASATSSAAAPADSAAAPRPLHAEDPYRTPPYGGPGPWAPAPPVQLPGSTPSHGVHTPPGGGATPAQGTTAPGTPAQQGTPPSGTYVSGQQPHGPQQQQQQQQQQQQPQHHHQPHQPHGHGQPSPWLRYDPWAASHPAQAAPPPRRGRGRTVAGAVLLALLAGGLGGAAGAYVERQGGFDDVELPQAPAEKSSGRAPGSVPGIAEAVLPGVVTINVEGGGSEGTGTGFVLDGEGHILTNNHVVEPAGDGGEVQVTFHGGETAEAEVVGRDGGYDLAVVKVEGVSGLDPLTLGNSESVRVGDPVIAIGAPFGLEGTVTTGIISAKERPITAGGESGASDMSYVDALQTDASINPGNSGGPLVDAKGRVIGINSAIKAAAEGPQIPGDSQGGSIGLGFAIPVNQAKRVAEELINTGKATHPVIGVTLDMAYAGNGARVVDEGSEGDPVTPGGPGDKAGIRAGDLITEVDGQRVHSGEELIVKIRSHRPGDELKLSLERGGKEKSVRLKLGTASGG
- a CDS encoding sec-independent translocase is translated as MFFDIGPLELVALIILAILVFGPDKLPKMIQDVTGFIRKVRQFSDNAKEDIRSELGPEFKDFEFEDLNPKTFARKHLMDNDDLGIKEIRNGFDLRKDLAEVTDAVNGKDTASGSGGAGGSGGGTSTGSTGDSGSRPNLTKGEPTRTAKEDPPPFDSDAT